One window of Paenibacillus albicereus genomic DNA carries:
- a CDS encoding helicase-related protein produces MAVREPAVTAAMPRHGSGGAAAALARAACAAAGALRGRALLRGEAQARLAAAGAGGGDAALQLAALLGRLRLGGAVAAGRCQRCGSGEAQLLRTPCGACGSGRCASCQACLALGRSRECGLLVLGLPARAGPGGAGLAPPEQLPPAAERLRRWGLSPAQSAAAASALAFLERAQLPPRPHGALSRLAALARMGLALRTRSGSALGQLVRLLLLSAARSVSAPPARSVSIRQPALLLRRAAAFVGPFRPRRRPQPAAPPPSFLLWAVTGAGKTEMIFPLLESVLRRGGRALVATPRRDVVLELEPRLRRAFPDTPPVALYGGSPRRGEDGRLTLATTHQLLRFRGSFDLIVLDELDAFPFAGDAILHEAAARSGAPGSRTVLLTATPPPSLQRLARRGLLPHAKVPARYHRHPLPVPRLLRTPSALAMAAAGRMPPSLRRALTRSLDRNAQLFVFVPSIRAAEPVARLLRQLFPGRGKVEATHSQDPERADKVIRFRAKELRMLVTTTILERGVTVPGSDVFILDADAGVFDEASLVQSAGRAGRSAADPQGFVWFAGASPSAAQKRAVRQIRLMNRAARRAGYLLPRSVRSHSVTSTVKE; encoded by the coding sequence ATGGCCGTCCGGGAGCCGGCCGTGACGGCGGCGATGCCCCGTCACGGGAGCGGCGGCGCAGCCGCGGCGCTTGCGCGCGCTGCGTGCGCCGCGGCAGGCGCCCTGCGCGGCCGCGCCCTGCTGCGCGGCGAGGCGCAGGCGCGCCTGGCCGCCGCAGGCGCCGGCGGGGGCGACGCCGCGCTGCAGCTGGCGGCGCTGCTCGGCCGGCTGCGCCTTGGCGGCGCCGTCGCCGCAGGCCGCTGCCAGCGCTGCGGCAGCGGCGAGGCGCAGCTGCTGCGCACGCCCTGCGGCGCGTGCGGGAGCGGCCGCTGCGCGAGCTGCCAGGCCTGCCTGGCGCTGGGCCGCAGCCGCGAGTGCGGGCTGCTCGTGCTCGGCCTGCCGGCACGGGCCGGGCCGGGCGGCGCAGGGCTTGCCCCGCCCGAGCAGCTGCCCCCGGCGGCGGAGCGCCTGCGCCGTTGGGGGCTCAGCCCCGCGCAGAGCGCCGCGGCCGCCTCGGCGCTCGCCTTTCTCGAGCGGGCGCAGCTTCCGCCTCGTCCGCACGGCGCGCTCTCGCGGCTGGCCGCCCTCGCCCGCATGGGCTTGGCGCTTCGCACGCGCTCCGGCTCGGCGCTGGGGCAGCTCGTCCGCTTGCTCTTGCTTTCCGCCGCGCGCTCGGTCTCTGCTCCGCCCGCGCGCTCCGTCTCGATTCGGCAGCCGGCGCTCCTTTTGCGCCGCGCCGCCGCCTTCGTCGGTCCGTTCCGTCCTCGTCGCCGCCCGCAGCCGGCTGCGCCGCCACCTTCCTTCCTGCTCTGGGCGGTGACCGGCGCGGGCAAGACCGAGATGATCTTTCCGCTGCTCGAGTCCGTGCTGCGCCGCGGCGGCAGGGCGCTCGTCGCGACGCCGCGCCGGGATGTCGTGCTGGAGCTCGAGCCTCGGCTGCGCCGCGCCTTTCCCGACACGCCGCCCGTCGCGCTGTACGGGGGCAGTCCCCGACGAGGAGAGGACGGGCGGCTCACGCTCGCTACGACGCATCAGCTGCTGCGCTTTCGCGGCTCATTCGACTTGATCGTGCTCGACGAGCTGGACGCCTTCCCGTTTGCCGGCGACGCGATTCTGCACGAGGCGGCGGCCCGCAGCGGCGCTCCGGGCTCGCGGACCGTGCTGCTGACGGCTACGCCGCCCCCGTCGCTGCAGCGGCTCGCGCGGCGAGGCCTGCTGCCGCATGCCAAGGTTCCGGCGCGCTACCATCGCCACCCGTTGCCGGTGCCGCGCCTGCTGCGTACGCCTTCCGCTCTTGCCATGGCGGCCGCCGGCCGCATGCCGCCATCGCTGCGGCGGGCGCTGACGCGCTCCCTGGACCGCAACGCCCAGCTGTTCGTCTTCGTCCCCTCCATCCGCGCCGCGGAGCCGGTCGCTCGGCTTCTGCGGCAGCTGTTCCCGGGCCGAGGAAAGGTAGAGGCGACGCATTCGCAGGACCCGGAACGAGCGGACAAGGTCATCCGTTTTCGCGCCAAGGAGCTGCGGATGCTCGTCACGACGACGATTCTCGAACGGGGCGTGACGGTTCCTGGCAGCGACGTGTTCATTCTCGATGCCGATGCCGGCGTCTTCGACGAGGCGTCGCTCGTCCAATCGGCGGGACGAGCCGGCAGATCGGCCGCCGACCCGCAAGGCTTCGTCTGGTTCGCGGGAGCTTCGCCGAGCGCTGCGCAGAAGCGAGCCGTCCGTCAGATCCGCCTCATGAACCGGGCCGCGCGCAGGGCGGGCTATCTCCTGCCGCGCTCGGTCCGATCGCACAGCGTTACTTCCACCGTCAAGGAGTGA
- a CDS encoding glycosyltransferase family 2 protein encodes MYEILIGVIACYGAAAAAVHLARRKAAGRTPSESHFILLTRDDEPVIEHCLRSLEAHARKSGIPVRITVWDQGSQDGTGEIVRRWKGAILWVGPEMSRMRDEDEERRTAAAPHAGAGREEAEAQGDCQGQGREEAEAQGDCQGQGREAAETQGDCQGQGREAAEAQGKCKGQGRGTEEAFGGQLPAEEPEVEREHEPELEPGQKGRPGSERGSEEGGAADIGWPNPEQDEEPGSHAAASPGAPARGCKEDSNPRSGREQILWSLRAWGIVSERDQPILIDMKNVEDWSKLPF; translated from the coding sequence ATGTACGAAATCTTGATCGGCGTCATCGCCTGTTACGGAGCAGCCGCCGCGGCGGTCCACCTGGCCCGGAGAAAGGCCGCCGGGCGGACGCCTTCCGAAAGCCACTTCATCCTGCTTACCCGGGACGACGAACCGGTGATCGAGCATTGCCTCCGCTCGTTGGAGGCGCATGCTCGGAAGTCCGGCATCCCGGTGAGGATTACGGTGTGGGATCAAGGCTCGCAGGACGGCACGGGCGAGATCGTGCGGCGCTGGAAGGGAGCCATCCTGTGGGTCGGGCCGGAGATGAGCCGCATGCGCGATGAGGACGAGGAGAGGCGGACGGCAGCGGCTCCGCATGCCGGAGCGGGACGGGAAGAGGCGGAGGCGCAAGGAGATTGCCAGGGGCAAGGACGGGAAGAGGCGGAGGCGCAAGGAGATTGCCAGGGGCAAGGACGGGAAGCGGCGGAGACGCAAGGAGATTGCCAGGGGCAAGGACGGGAAGCGGCGGAGGCGCAAGGAAAATGCAAGGGGCAAGGACGGGGGACGGAGGAGGCTTTCGGCGGGCAGCTGCCCGCCGAGGAGCCGGAGGTCGAGCGGGAGCATGAGCCCGAGCTGGAGCCCGGACAGAAGGGGCGGCCCGGCAGCGAGCGCGGATCGGAAGAGGGGGGAGCAGCGGATATCGGCTGGCCGAATCCGGAACAGGACGAGGAGCCTGGCTCCCACGCTGCTGCCAGCCCAGGGGCGCCGGCGCGGGGCTGCAAGGAAGATTCGAATCCGCGCAGCGGCCGCGAGCAGATCCTTTGGTCGCTGCGGGCTTGGGGCATCGTCAGCGAGCGCGACCAGCCGATCCTTATCGACATGAAAAACGTCGAGGATTGGAGCAAGCTGCCCTTTTGA
- a CDS encoding response regulator, whose product MDLNAAGGKRKIKLLIADDHQLFREGLKRILNMEDDLEVIGECSDGIQVLEFCNQQQPEVVLMDINMPIENGVVATERLRDLFPHIKVIILSLHDDESYVFETLRKGATGYLLKDMEAESLINAIRSVVQGHAYIHPKVTGKLINQLRRMTYLDEMGAGSGAAAGRETGVKFVAGENNPLTRREAEVLRLMAEGKSNKMIGEFLFISEKTVKNHVSSILQKMEVDDRTQAVINSIKYGWVTL is encoded by the coding sequence ATGGACCTGAACGCAGCAGGAGGCAAGCGCAAGATCAAGCTGCTGATTGCCGACGATCACCAGCTTTTCCGGGAAGGCCTCAAGCGGATTCTCAACATGGAGGACGACCTGGAAGTGATCGGGGAATGCAGCGACGGAATTCAGGTTCTGGAGTTCTGCAACCAGCAACAGCCGGAAGTCGTCCTCATGGACATCAACATGCCGATCGAGAACGGCGTCGTCGCCACGGAGCGGCTCCGGGACTTGTTTCCGCACATCAAGGTCATCATCCTCTCGCTCCATGACGACGAGAGCTACGTGTTCGAGACGCTCCGCAAGGGCGCGACGGGCTATCTGCTCAAGGACATGGAGGCGGAGTCGCTCATCAATGCGATCCGCTCCGTCGTGCAGGGCCATGCCTACATCCACCCGAAGGTGACGGGCAAGCTCATCAACCAGCTTCGCCGCATGACCTATCTGGACGAGATGGGCGCCGGCAGCGGCGCTGCGGCTGGACGCGAGACCGGCGTGAAGTTCGTCGCCGGCGAGAACAACCCGCTCACCCGCCGCGAGGCCGAGGTGCTTCGCCTCATGGCAGAGGGCAAGAGCAACAAGATGATCGGGGAATTCCTGTTCATCAGCGAGAAGACCGTCAAGAACCATGTCTCCAGCATCCTGCAAAAGATGGAAGTCGACGACCGCACGCAGGCCGTCATCAACTCCATCAAGTACGGCTGGGTCACGCTCTAG